Part of the Paenibacillus sp. JNUCC32 genome is shown below.
CGCGTTCCAAATGCGTGCCCACCCCAGCGAGAGCGCCGTCCTTAACGACGACGCAGCCGACTACCGGGTTGATCCCGGTTTGGCCCTGCGCACGTTCAGCCAGATCCAGCGCAAGTGACATATAGAATTCATCGTTGACGATATCCATGCTAAACATGCCCCTTTCCCAACGTTCATACAAAAAAGCCCGGCCAAAGATTCCGAAGAATCCTTAACAGGGCTTGATGGAAGTTAATCATTGACACGATAAATAACCGTCATGAATGCAGATTTCGCGTATAACAAGCGACCCAAATCCGTAACAGGCGACACCAAAAAAACGCCGTCACAGCTTTGAATCGCATGTGAAAACCTGCACATAACGCATGTCACGCTGTGCGCAAAGACACAATAACATGTGCTGCTTATGTGTCTCTCACTCCTTCTCCCATCCAGACTATACTGTCGGTCCCGGATTTGCACCAGGTCCACCGCATACGATGTGTAACGTCACATTCATATCCGGGTCACGGACTAAGACGCAGCACTCTGCTTCGATAAGCTCAATAACTGCGTTCATCACCGCCGGTAGGGAATTTCACCCTGCCCCGAAGGATTAAACCTATGAAATTGTTTGATCTTATGAAGAATCTTATCACCCCCTTTTGAAAATTGCAAGAAAAATCAACTAACTTTTTTAAAGCACATAACTTTAATGCTGTCATTAGCATGGACTTTTGAAGGAGAATGCTTCCCGAAGGGAGAACAGTTAAGTAGGGTAGCAAGGAGATAAGTAGCAGTTGAAAAGGAGCGAGCCACGATGAAAACTTCGCTGGACATTATCGTCCGTCCCACGGAGATCGACGTCAACGGACATGTAAACAATGCAAAATACCTCGAATACCTGGAGTGGGGTCGGGAGGAATGGTACGAAGCGGGAGATCTGCGGTATGATGTGCTGAAACGGCTCGGGGTCCAGACCGTCACCGTCAATATTAATATCAATTACCGCAAGGAGTGCGGCCAAGGCGAACGGCTGACCGTCGTGACGGAACCCGAATCCATGGGCCGCACGAGTTACGTCATGGCCCAGCGGATATACAACGAACAGCATGAGCTTTGCGCGGATGCCATCGTTACCAGCGTGGCGATGGATGTAACCTCACGTAAAAGCCGGCCCGTCCCCGAAGAACTCCGCCGATTGTTCCCAGCCCCTGCGTAATCCGCCCTTTGCCGCGGCCATAAAAAACAGGCTCACCTCTGAGGGTGAGCCTGTTTTTGCATGAAGCTGAATGTATTATGCTTCGTACACTTCTACTTTTTCCATTTTGTCGCGGCCTTTGAATGCATCCACATACTCCATGCCTTCAACGACTTTGCCAAATACGGTATGTTGTCCGTCCAAATGAGGCTGCGGCTCGTAGCACACGTAGAACTGACTTCCGCCGGTGTTCCGGCCGGCATGCGCCATGGCCAAGCTTCCGCGCTCGTGCTTGTTAGGATTGATCTCGCAATTAATGGTATAACCCGGTCCGCCGGTCCCCGTTCCCTGCGGACATCCGCCTTGAGCGACGAATCCAGGAATTACGCGGTGAAATACCAGACCGTTATAGAAGCCGGAGTTGGCCAATTTCTCAAAATTAGCTACCGTGTTCGGTGCATCGTTCTCGAACAGGTCGAGCACAACCTCTTTGCCGTTTTCCAAGGTGATCTTCGCTTTTTTTGCCATATGTGTGTATCTCCTTCCGTTATCTCAAACGCTTTTATCGATTTTTTTACAATGCAAGTTATAGTTTACTATGAATTGAGCTTCGAAGCAAAACGAACTTGTCCCCGTCCTCGCGATGATATCCAACGGAAGGCAGGACGAAGAGCCCTGACCGCAGCCGAAGGCTATGGCGGGCTCTTCCTATCCAGAGACATTGGCGTCTTATCAACTCGTAACGGTTTCTTTTGTTACACCCGCCGGCACGACATCGTTGCTGATGATATCGGCAAGCGATTCGCGGCGAACGACCAGGTTGCTTTGCCCATCCTTCACGAATACGACCGCAGGCTTGCGGATCCGGTTGTAGTTGCTGGCCATGGAATAGTTGTATGCGCCCGTGCAGGACACCGCCAGCAGATCGCCCGTTTCAACCTTCGGAAGCTCCAGGTCCCAAATCAGCATGTCTCCGCTCTCGCAGCACTTGCCGGCAATGGATACCGTTTCTTCCGGCTCTTCTTTAGCCCGGTTTGCAAGCAGCGCTTCGTATTTCGACTCGTAGAGCGCCGGACGCGGATTGTCCGTCATGCCGCCGTCGACGGCAACATATTTGCGCACTCCGGGAATATCCTTGCTGGTTCCCACCGTGTAGAGCGTGGTACCTGCGTCACCGACGATGCTCCGACCCGGTTCCACCCAAATTTCAGGAAGCTCGGAACCAAGGCCCGCAAAATGGTTCTTTACCGCATCCGTAATCGCTTTTACATATTGGGATACTTGAAGCGGCGTATCTCCATCCACGTAGCGGATACCGAATCCGCCGCCCAGGTTCACGACCTTGAACACGACGCCCAGGTCTTCTTTTACGGAAGCTGCAAATTCAGCTACGCGCTGAACAGCCATCTGGAAGCCTTCCACCTCAAAAATCTGGGAACCGATGTGGGAATGAATGCCCATGAGATGAATATTCGCCTGTGCTTCCGCAAGCTGCACCGCTTCGTACGCAGAGCCGTTGCCGATATCAAAGCCGAACTTGGAATCGGTTTGTCCTGTCGAGATATATTCATGCGTATGCGCCTCGACGCCCGGTGTCACGCGAAGCAAAATGTTGACCTTGCGGTTCTTCTCGGCAGCGATGGCCTGCAGCATATGCAGTTCGATCACGTTATCGACAACGAAACAGCCGATTTCGGCATCCAGCGCCATCTCGATCTCTTCCGGCGTCTTATTATTTCCGTGGAAATGAATCCGATCCGCCGGGAATCCGGCCTGAAGCGCCGTGTACAGCTCTCCGTCGGAAACAACGTCGAGCGACATGCCTTCCTCGTCGGCCAATCGGCACATGGCCATAACGCAGAACGCCTTGCTTGCATACGCGACTTGGAACTTCAAACCGGAAGCCTTAAAGGCCTCGATGTATTCCCGGCAGCGGTTGCGAACCGACTGCTCGTCTACGATATATAGTGGTGTTCCATATTGAGCTTTCAAATCGGATGTGTCACACCCGCCGATTTCCAAATGCCCCTGATCGTTAATCTTGCTTGTACCGTGTAAAAACATGCTTACAATTCCTCCGATCCATTGTTTCAAAAATAGGGTAATCGAATAATTGTTCACAGTATAGCAGACAACGGAAGGTAATCAAAATGGATTTTTCAACACAACATTTGTGTTATTGTTAGTGCTCGCCCCTCGGATTCATTTCCGGGCCCATTTTCGTGTTGTCACGCGTTTTGTTGAGAGCCGGGCGTCTTCTTGACAGAAGCAGCGGTTTGCGGAATAAAATTTCGCCCATCGCTTTTGCACTAAATGGTATAAACGGCCATAAATAAGACGAGTTATAGGAACGGTGGGTCGTCAGAAGCAGAATTAGAAGCGTCGTCCCGATGACAAAACCCTTCACCCCGAACAAGGCTGTGACAAGCAGCAGGACCAGCCTGACCATCCGGTTCGCCAGCCCCAGCTCATAGCTTGGAGTCGCAAACATCCCTATGGAGGCAACCGCCATATACAAGACAACCTCGTTGACAAACAATCCGGTTTTAACGGCAATATCGCCGATCAAAATCGCAGCGATCAAGCCCATTGCCGATGCGAGCGGCGTCGGTGTATGAACCGCGGCCAAACGGAGCAAATCCACGCCGAATTCCACGATCAGAAACTGCAGAATAATGGGGATTTTCGCATTCTCCTGCGGACCGATGATATCGAGTCCCGGCGGCTTCAATTCAGGATGTACAACCAGCAGCATCCACAAAGGGAGCAGGAACATGGAAGCAAAAATGCCTATAAATCGTATCCAGCGAAGATAGGTCCCCATAAACGGGGTCTGGCGATTCTCTTCCGCATGCTGACAGAGATCCAGGAAGGTGGTCGGCATGATCATCACACTCGGCGAAGTATCCACCATAATGACGATCCGACCTTCCAGCAGATGGGAAGAGACCACGTCCGGACGCTCCGAATAACGGACCAGCGGATAGGGGTGCCAGCCCTTGTTTACAATCGCTTCCTCCAGCTGCTTGTCGCCAAGAGGGAGCCCCTCCAAATCGATTTCCTGGATTTTCTTCCGGATGGCTTCTACCTGGGTACGGTCGGCTACGTCATCGATGAAGACCAAACTGACGTCCGTTCTCGTACGCCTTCCCACCTTGATGATCTCCACATGCAGTCCCGGATCACGAACCCGTCTCCGCACGAGGTTAACGTTCGTCACCAGCGTCTCCGTAAACCCGTCCCTGGCGCCTCGAACAACGCGTTCGACAGCCGGCTCTTCGAGTCCCCGTACGGGATATTTCCGGGTGTCCAGGATGATGGCGGAATGCGCATCCTCGATGAACAGCGCGCATAGGCCTGACAGAACCTCGTCAATCACCTTGCTGAGCCTGGTGTCCCGCTCCACCTGTACATGGGGAATATAGCGGTTCATGATTTCGGAAAGCGCGTGGTTGTTAACGTCGTCTGGCGTCAGGTACGTCAATCTTGTCAAAATTTCCGTCACCACGACATCGTTGGTGAACCCGTTTAGAAAGAGAAGCCCCGCATTTCTGCCGGCAAAGTTCATCTCGCGGAATACCACGTCAAACGAAACACCAAGGCCGATCACTTCCTTAAGCGTTTCTTTCAGTACGCTCAGCTTCGCGGGAACATCGTCCGTTTGCTGCCAATAAATAACGGATTCCTTGGTGCTGTCGGAGGTTTCCGCCTCCCTCTTCTCCTTCAGCGCTTCTTCCTCCAGCGCTTTGATCTCCGATGGAGGAATGATCGGAATCCCGGCCTCCAGTTCGCCGCCATGCGTTGTTTTCTCGTCCATAACCTACCTCCTAGCCATAACTGTCACTTGCTGTAAACAAACCAGTCGAACAGGGAACCCGCTACCTTGCCTGCCACCATGGCCATCAGAAGACCAAACAGATACCCCTTCAGCCGGAGCCGCTTGGCCAGAATCGGCAAGACATTCAATACTTCCGTCAGTGCGGCTGCCAGCATGCCGATAAATATTCCGCACATCAGTCCGATTATGGTACTCACGACCGGTCCCAAAGGAACGGACCATCTCCAGAAATCGGCCACCGTGCCAATGAAGGATCCCGTTATCAATGCTCCTTCGTACCAATGCACCCGGCTGTAAGTCGCCGTCAACTGGGACAATCTCGGTATGATGTCCAGCACAATGATGAGCGCAATCACGCCGCCGCCGACGGCGATGCCTCCGGCAACGCCGAGAACACAGGTAAATACCCCTTGCAGAATGGACAACATCATGGTTTTTCCCCCGTCGTATCGGCACTGGCGTTCATTTTCCGGTATTCCTCGGCAACCACGAACTGATCCAGATTTTCCTGATAGAGGTACATTTCCACCTCCAGCGGGGTCGGTTCTTCATTCCATTTTTTCTTGAACAAATGATTGAAGAACACCGTCATGCCGAATCCGAGCCCCAGAGAGTAAGCGATCTGGAACAGATAGGGATGCTCATCTCGTTTTCCCGTCACCATTTCGACAATCCGGATCTGGACCTCAAGCATGTTGACGTCTGCATGAAAGTTCATGATGGTGAGCGCAGAACCGAAAAACAA
Proteins encoded:
- the lysA gene encoding diaminopimelate decarboxylase; this translates as MFLHGTSKINDQGHLEIGGCDTSDLKAQYGTPLYIVDEQSVRNRCREYIEAFKASGLKFQVAYASKAFCVMAMCRLADEEGMSLDVVSDGELYTALQAGFPADRIHFHGNNKTPEEIEMALDAEIGCFVVDNVIELHMLQAIAAEKNRKVNILLRVTPGVEAHTHEYISTGQTDSKFGFDIGNGSAYEAVQLAEAQANIHLMGIHSHIGSQIFEVEGFQMAVQRVAEFAASVKEDLGVVFKVVNLGGGFGIRYVDGDTPLQVSQYVKAITDAVKNHFAGLGSELPEIWVEPGRSIVGDAGTTLYTVGTSKDIPGVRKYVAVDGGMTDNPRPALYESKYEALLANRAKEEPEETVSIAGKCCESGDMLIWDLELPKVETGDLLAVSCTGAYNYSMASNYNRIRKPAVVFVKDGQSNLVVRRESLADIISNDVVPAGVTKETVTS
- a CDS encoding acyl-CoA thioesterase: MKTSLDIIVRPTEIDVNGHVNNAKYLEYLEWGREEWYEAGDLRYDVLKRLGVQTVTVNININYRKECGQGERLTVVTEPESMGRTSYVMAQRIYNEQHELCADAIVTSVAMDVTSRKSRPVPEELRRLFPAPA
- a CDS encoding stage V sporulation protein AB, with protein sequence MMLSILQGVFTCVLGVAGGIAVGGGVIALIIVLDIIPRLSQLTATYSRVHWYEGALITGSFIGTVADFWRWSVPLGPVVSTIIGLMCGIFIGMLAAALTEVLNVLPILAKRLRLKGYLFGLLMAMVAGKVAGSLFDWFVYSK
- a CDS encoding peptidylprolyl isomerase — translated: MAKKAKITLENGKEVVLDLFENDAPNTVANFEKLANSGFYNGLVFHRVIPGFVAQGGCPQGTGTGGPGYTINCEINPNKHERGSLAMAHAGRNTGGSQFYVCYEPQPHLDGQHTVFGKVVEGMEYVDAFKGRDKMEKVEVYEA
- a CDS encoding spore germination protein codes for the protein MDEKTTHGGELEAGIPIIPPSEIKALEEEALKEKREAETSDSTKESVIYWQQTDDVPAKLSVLKETLKEVIGLGVSFDVVFREMNFAGRNAGLLFLNGFTNDVVVTEILTRLTYLTPDDVNNHALSEIMNRYIPHVQVERDTRLSKVIDEVLSGLCALFIEDAHSAIILDTRKYPVRGLEEPAVERVVRGARDGFTETLVTNVNLVRRRVRDPGLHVEIIKVGRRTRTDVSLVFIDDVADRTQVEAIRKKIQEIDLEGLPLGDKQLEEAIVNKGWHPYPLVRYSERPDVVSSHLLEGRIVIMVDTSPSVMIMPTTFLDLCQHAEENRQTPFMGTYLRWIRFIGIFASMFLLPLWMLLVVHPELKPPGLDIIGPQENAKIPIILQFLIVEFGVDLLRLAAVHTPTPLASAMGLIAAILIGDIAVKTGLFVNEVVLYMAVASIGMFATPSYELGLANRMVRLVLLLVTALFGVKGFVIGTTLLILLLTTHRSYNSSYLWPFIPFSAKAMGEILFRKPLLLSRRRPALNKTRDNTKMGPEMNPRGEH